The Streptomyces sp. NBC_01317 genomic interval GGGGCGTACGGCGCGACCGCATCCACGTCGTGCCCAACGGCATCGAGGTGGACCGCTTCGCCTACGACCCCGCCGCCCGCCGTGACGCCCGCGAGCGCCTGGGACTGCCCCAGGACGCCTTTGTGGTCGGCGGCGTCGGCCGGCTGACCGGCGGCAAGCGGTTCGACACGCTGGTGCGGGCCGTCTCCGACCTCCCGGACGCGCGTCTGCTGCTCGTCGGCGAGGGTGCCGAGCAGGTCAGGCTCCAGCGGCTGGCGTACGTACGGGGGGCGGCGGACCGGATCGTGCTGCACGGCGCGTGCCAGGACCCGCCGCCGGACGCCTACACCGGGTCCGGGACCCGCTCGGGCTCCGGCTCCGGCTCTTCGACCCTCGACCCGGCCGACGGGCCCGACCTGCCCGCGCTGCTCGCCGCCATGGACGTCTTCGTCTCCACCTCCCAGGACGAGGCCTTCGGGCTCGCGGTGGTCGAGGCGCTGGCCGCCGGACTGCCCGTCCTGCACGTCACCTGCCCCGCGTTGGAGGACCTTCCCGCCGAAGCGGCCCCGGGGGCACGGCAGATCAGCGGAAACGTTCCCGAACTCATCGCGGAGCTGCGGCAGTTCCAGGACGCGGCCCGGGGGTCCGGCGTCCACCGCCTGCCCGTGCCGGCCGCCGCGCGCCACTACGACATCTCCCACAGTGCCGAACAGCTGATGGCCGTCTACGAGCACGCGCTGCGCGGCCCGGCTCCCACCCGAGAAGTGAGTTGCCCATGACCAAGGAATCGAGTTCTCCGCGCCGCGAGGGCGACAGGACCCCGCCGGCGCCCTCACGGTTCAGGAAGCCGCCGCTGTGGACGCTCGTGCCGGCCGCGGCGGCGCTCGGCGCGCTGGCGGGCTGGGTGTACGGGACGGTCAGCACCCCGCAGTACAGCGCCACCAGTTACGTCCTCGTCGTCCCGACCGAGAAGTCCGACCCGGCGGCGGCCCTCGGCTTCGCCACGGCGTACGGACGGGTCGCCTCGCAGGTCGCGATCCTCGGGGACGCCCAGGTGTGGGCCAGGGTGCCCGCGGCCACCCTCAAGGCCAACGTACGGACGTCGACCTCGCCGGACGCGCCGATGATCTCCGTCACGGCGACCTCGTCCGACGCGTCGGTCGCGGTCAGCATGGCCGACGGGGTGGCCCGCTCCCTCGTCGTCAACGGCGCGCACCTCCAGACCAGCACGAACGTCAAGGTGCTCCAGTTCTCCCGCGCCGTGAAGCCCACCGACCCGGTCTCGCCCTCCGCGCCGCTGGCGGCCCTCGTCGGCGGCAGCGCGGGCGGCCTCCTCGGCGGCCTCGGCCTCCTGGTCAGGCCCAAGCGGCGGCGGACGGCCGCGGCCTACGGGTCCGTACCGAACCCGTCGACCCCGGAATCCCCGTCGCACTCCGCGCAGCCCCAGCCCCAGCCCCAACCGGAAACGGTGTGATGGCCACCCCACCGAAGACACGCACGACGTCCGCGTCCCCCACGACCAGGACCACGGCCCAGGCCCCCGCCACCCCCGCCAGGGTCACCCCCTCCACCACCGTCTCCTCACCCCTCGCCGGGTCCTTCTCCCGCTCGGTGTTCACCACCGAACTGGTCCGGGACGCCGACGGATTCGCCGCCCTCGCCCCCGCCTGGAACGACCTCTACCGCCGCTCCCGCACCGCCACCCCCTTCCAGAGCCACGCCTGGCTCCATTCCTGGTGGCTGTCGTACGGCACCCCGGGCCGCCTGCGCGTCGTCCTGGTCCGCCGGGGCGGGGTCCTGGTCGCCGCCGCCCCGCTGATGCTGATCCACCGCCCCTTCCCCGTACTGATCCAGCTCGGCGGCTCCATCTCCGACTTCTCCGACGTCCTGCTGGACGACAACTGCGCCGACGCCGCGGCCGCCGCCCTCGCGAAGGCCCTCGCCCGCGCGGCCCGTACCGCCGTGATCGACCTGCGGGAGGTACGGCCCGGAGCCGCGGCGGAGCGCGTCCACGCCTGCTGGCCCGGTACGCGCAGGCAGCTGGCCGACTCGCCCTGCCTGGAGCTGCCCGCCGTCCCCATGGACGAGCTGCTCGGCCGCCTCGCCTCCGCCCGCGCCCAGCGCGCCCGCGCCAAGCTGCGCAAGCTCGACGCGCTCGGCATCGAGGAGCGGACCGTGCCCGAGGACGAGATCCCCGGCGCGGTCGAACGGCTCCTGGAACTGCACCGGCTCCAGTGGCAGGGCCGCGGGGTCACCCCCGAACACCTCAGCACCCGCTTCGCCGCGCACCTGACCCGCTCGGTCCGGTCCATGGTCGAGCAGGGCGACGCCATGATCACCGAATTCCGGCTGGCCGGGGAGCTGGTCGCCTCGGACCTGACCCTCATGTCGTCCCAGCTGGCCGGCGGCTATCTCTACGGGGCCGATCCGGTGCTGCGCGCCAAGAAGGTCGACGTGGCCATGATGCTGCTGCGTACGTGCGCGCGGCAGATCAGCGCCAGTGGGCGTACGACGCTGAGCATGCTGCGCGGGAACGAGCCGTACAAACACCACTGGCGCCCGGACACCGTGTGCAACCAGCGGTATCTCCTGGCCAGGAGGTATCTGACGCCGTGGCTGCACCTGCTGGCCGCCCGCGCGGCGGGGCGGGGCCGGGCGGCGGCGCTGGTCAAACGGCTGCGGCGGGGCGGCGACAAGGCCTGACCCGGATACGGTCCGCCGTGCCGCCGCCCCGCCGCCGACGTGCGGGAGACGTCAGGAGTTCTCGCGCTTCCACCAGTCGACCCGGAGGCAGATCTTGCCGCCGAGCCAGGACTCGACCCAGCTGCCGAGGTTCATCGGCGTGCAGCCGTCCGGCGTGGGCGGGACGGGCGGGACGGGCGGGACGGGGATGGTGGGGATGGGGGGGATGGGGGGCGTCGGGACCGGGGGCGTCGGGACCGTCGGGGTGGGCACGGGCGGCGTCGGCACGGTCGGGGTCGGCACCGTGGGGGTCGGTACGGGAGGCGTGGTCGGTACGGGCTCCGGCAGCCGTCCGTACAACATGGAACGGAACACCCTCGACGACTGGGGATTCTCGTCGCACTGCCACACGCCGTGCGGGCAATAGTCGGTGACGGTGTTGTAGAGCGGTTTGTGGGTGTCGATCCACTGGAGCATGCGCCGCATGTAGGTGGGGTTGTCGCCGTTCCGGTAGAGACCCCATTCGGGATAGGAGACGACCTTTTTGTGCTCGGCGGCGAAGTCGACGTGCTGTCGCAGGCCGTACGGCTCATTCACCTGCTCGTCGAAGGTCCGGCCGGGCGGCTGGTCGTACGAATCCATTCCGATGATGTCCACGACGTCGTCGCCCGGATAGCACTCGGTCCACGGAACGGCGTCCCTGCCCCGGTTCGGCGCCCAGTCGAAACGGAACTTCTGGCCGGGCACCGCGCGCATCGTGGTGACGATGTTCTTCCAGTACTTCTTCCACGACTCGGGGTC includes:
- a CDS encoding lipopolysaccharide biosynthesis protein, producing MTKESSSPRREGDRTPPAPSRFRKPPLWTLVPAAAALGALAGWVYGTVSTPQYSATSYVLVVPTEKSDPAAALGFATAYGRVASQVAILGDAQVWARVPAATLKANVRTSTSPDAPMISVTATSSDASVAVSMADGVARSLVVNGAHLQTSTNVKVLQFSRAVKPTDPVSPSAPLAALVGGSAGGLLGGLGLLVRPKRRRTAAAYGSVPNPSTPESPSHSAQPQPQPQPETV
- a CDS encoding glycoside hydrolase family 26 protein; this translates as MSRRRRLASTCLGAVTAGLLATGAGLPLPTATTGPVDPPDPKPPQAPAPAFGAYLDYGPRGVRRIAEMQKWLGGTELRVGHTYLPGDVWSNIEGSPSFLEDWAEWRKAGSDRLFVLNVPMLERNEDRVPDGLVRRELRKGAWGSYDGHFRALAERLVALGVPDTVIVLGWEMNGTTYTHRCGPDPESWKKYWKNIVTTMRAVPGQKFRFDWAPNRGRDAVPWTECYPGDDVVDIIGMDSYDQPPGRTFDEQVNEPYGLRQHVDFAAEHKKVVSYPEWGLYRNGDNPTYMRRMLQWIDTHKPLYNTVTDYCPHGVWQCDENPQSSRVFRSMLYGRLPEPVPTTPPVPTPTVPTPTVPTPPVPTPTVPTPPVPTPPIPPIPTIPVPPVPPVPPTPDGCTPMNLGSWVESWLGGKICLRVDWWKRENS
- a CDS encoding GNAT family N-acetyltransferase, yielding MATPPKTRTTSASPTTRTTAQAPATPARVTPSTTVSSPLAGSFSRSVFTTELVRDADGFAALAPAWNDLYRRSRTATPFQSHAWLHSWWLSYGTPGRLRVVLVRRGGVLVAAAPLMLIHRPFPVLIQLGGSISDFSDVLLDDNCADAAAAALAKALARAARTAVIDLREVRPGAAAERVHACWPGTRRQLADSPCLELPAVPMDELLGRLASARAQRARAKLRKLDALGIEERTVPEDEIPGAVERLLELHRLQWQGRGVTPEHLSTRFAAHLTRSVRSMVEQGDAMITEFRLAGELVASDLTLMSSQLAGGYLYGADPVLRAKKVDVAMMLLRTCARQISASGRTTLSMLRGNEPYKHHWRPDTVCNQRYLLARRYLTPWLHLLAARAAGRGRAAALVKRLRRGGDKA
- a CDS encoding glycosyltransferase, yielding MRVLHVITGLGIGGAEQQLRLMLRKLPTDSDVITLTNPGAVARGIVADGVRVRDLAMTGNRDVGALPRLTGLVRRGQYDLVHTHLYRACLYGRFAARLAGVRAVVATEHSLGSAQIEGRPLSTGARALYLAGERLGTATVAVSATVARRLERWGVRRDRIHVVPNGIEVDRFAYDPAARRDARERLGLPQDAFVVGGVGRLTGGKRFDTLVRAVSDLPDARLLLVGEGAEQVRLQRLAYVRGAADRIVLHGACQDPPPDAYTGSGTRSGSGSGSSTLDPADGPDLPALLAAMDVFVSTSQDEAFGLAVVEALAAGLPVLHVTCPALEDLPAEAAPGARQISGNVPELIAELRQFQDAARGSGVHRLPVPAAARHYDISHSAEQLMAVYEHALRGPAPTREVSCP